A single genomic interval of Helianthus annuus cultivar XRQ/B chromosome 6, HanXRQr2.0-SUNRISE, whole genome shotgun sequence harbors:
- the LOC110935641 gene encoding uncharacterized protein LOC110935641 isoform X1, with amino-acid sequence MLWYHRTDNPVTRSWGLWGSLGNDRNCILTNPLVPKVAWKVVCLPQDEGGLGIRSISAVNKALLSSHVWSIISNRNSLWVHWIHTYKLKGRSFWEIPSRGRMTWGWRKLLASRSLIRPFMWKSIGNGAETNAWSDTWCNVGPLRAFITPRRIANAGFSLQSSLADLVSHDGQWNWPTAWYNLFPVLINMVVPTLCNNSRDRLVLKDLEGNNRPFSSWEVWNNIRHHESKVQWGNMVWFKQCIPRHAFHIWLVIQNKLKTQDRLSVWEAGSETNLNLMCCPLCCYNRDSRDHLFFECFFATQVWNNVRSLTNMEDVNGGWIDTMAWMNHNSSLHKPDNVISRLVVAAATYFIWQERNSRLFSRNHRTAMVVSQEIITTVRLRLLSLKFKRRFENGSLVDKWKIPNNNLELDPG; translated from the coding sequence ATGTTATGGTATCATAGGACTGACAATCCCGTTACCAGGTCCTGGGGTTTGTGGGGAAGTTTGGGGAATGACAGAAATTGTATTTTAACAAACCCTTTGGTGCCAAAGGTTGCATGGAAGGTTGTTTGTCTTCCGCAGGATGAGGGAGGATTGGGTATTCGTAGTATATCGGCTGTTAACAAGGCCCTCTTATCTTCACATGTTTGGAGCATCATATCCAATCGGAATTCTTTATGGGTTCATTGGATTCATACTTATAAGCTTAAGGGTCGTAGTTTCTGGGAGATCCCTAGTAGAGGCCGTATGACATGGGGATGGAGGAAACTTCTTGCTAGTAGGAGCCTCATTCGTCCTTTCATGTGGAAATCTATTGGGAATGGTGCTGAAACTAACGCTTGGAGTGATACTTGGTGCAACGTCGGTCCTCTTCGTGCTTTTATTACTCCTAGACGTATCGCTAATGCAGGATTTAGCTTGCAATCGTCTTTAGCTGATCTGGTGTCTCATGATGGGCAGTGGAACTGGCCGACTGCTTGGTATAACCTGTTTCCAGTCTTAATTAACATGGTGGTGCCTACTTTATGTAACAATTCTCGAGATCGGTTGGTTTTGAAAGATTTGGAAGGGAATAATCGTCCATTTTCTTCTTGGGAGGTTTGGAATAATATTCGGCATCATGAAAGTAAAGTGCAATGGGGGAATATGGTTTGGTTCAAACAATGCATTCCTAGGCATGCGTTTCATATATGGCTTGTTATTCAAAACAAATTGAAGACACAGGATCGGCTCTCTGTTTGGGAAGCGGGAAGTGAAACAAACTTGAATCTTATGTGTTGCCCTTTATGCTGTTACAACAGGGATTCGAGGGACCATCTCTTCTTTGAATGCTTCTTTGCTACGCAGGTTTGGAACAATGTAAGGAGTCTCACTAATATGGAAGATGTTAATGGAGGCTGGATTGATACTATGGCTTGGATGAATCATAATTCGTCCCTACATAAGCCTGATAATGTGATTAGTAGGTTGGTAGTTGCGGCTGCAACTTATTTTATTTGGCAAGAACGCAACAGCAGGCTGTTTTCTAGGAACCATCGGACGGCTATGGTTGTGTCCCAGGAGATTATTACTACTGTTCGATTGCGGCTTCTTTCTCTCAAGTTCAAACGGAGATTTGAAAATGGGAGCTTGGTGGATAAATGGAAGATTCCTAacaacaacttggagcttgatcCCGGCTAG
- the LOC110935641 gene encoding uncharacterized protein LOC110935641 isoform X3, giving the protein MNMDAKEDSHEEEEDDWEAVADRAPDELLTLLSLEEEEEDKKVITRRGRGTFSYQKHGLYSDQHSAAGPIEDVNQDLSSTSQQTRDLKYGTRHALVLEDFQPSMTTSGLENMLEKFNYHDVVIRWVNDTTALAVFRTPTIALEACNSIKCPFAVRVLGESDVLLNTIPERDLEPPRQRPKTSARTAQRLIAHGMGMKLPSTSFGQKELKEQEEARRQRIISRQNLKDDAWGD; this is encoded by the exons ATGAATATGGATGCAAAAGAAGACTCCCATGAGGAAGAGGAAgatg ACTGGGAAGCTGTTGCAGATCGTGCTCCAGATGAGTTGTTGACCCTCCTCTcacttgaagaagaagaagaagataagAAAGTTATTACAAGGCGTGGGAGGGGCACCTTCTCATATCAAAAGCATGGTCTCTATAGTGATCAACACTCTGCTGCTGGCCCCATTGAGGACGTAAATCAAGACCTGTCTTCTACTTCTCAACAGACAAGAGATT TAAAATATGGCACACGCCATGCTCTTGTTTTGGAAGATTTCCAACCAAGTATGACTACAAGTGGGCTGGAGAATATGTTGGAGAAGTTTAACTATCACGATGTAGTCATACGTTGGGTCAATGATACCACTGCACTTGCCGTGTTCAGAACACCTACAATTG CTCTTGAGGCATGTAACTCGATTAAGTGTCCGTTTGCAGTTCGTGTGCTTGGTGAGAGTGATGTACTATTAAACACCATTCCAGAAAGAG ATTTGGAACCACCACGACAACGGCCGAAAACATCAGCAAGAACTGCCCAAAGACTAATTGCTCATGGGATGGGAATGAAGTTGCCTTCCACAAGTTTTGGGCAGAAAGAACTCAAGGAACAAGAAGAAGCGCGAAGGCAACGGATAATATCCAGACAGAATCTGAAAGACGATGCCTGGGGAGACTGA
- the LOC110935641 gene encoding uncharacterized protein LOC110935641 isoform X2: MYVCICLMMSLTPALFQQMNMDAKEDSHEEEEDDWEAVADRAPDELLTLLSLEEEEEDKKVITRRGRGTFSYQKHGLYSDQHSAAGPIEDVNQDLSSTSQQTRDLKYGTRHALVLEDFQPSMTTSGLENMLEKFNYHDVVIRWVNDTTALAVFRTPTIALEACNSIKCPFAVRVLGESDVLLNTIPERDLEPPRQRPKTSARTAQRLIAHGMGMKLPSTSFGQKELKEQEEARRQRIISRQNLKDDAWGD; this comes from the exons atgtatgtatgtatttgttTGATGATGTCACTGACACCGGCTCTTTTTCAGCAAATGAATATGGATGCAAAAGAAGACTCCCATGAGGAAGAGGAAgatg ACTGGGAAGCTGTTGCAGATCGTGCTCCAGATGAGTTGTTGACCCTCCTCTcacttgaagaagaagaagaagataagAAAGTTATTACAAGGCGTGGGAGGGGCACCTTCTCATATCAAAAGCATGGTCTCTATAGTGATCAACACTCTGCTGCTGGCCCCATTGAGGACGTAAATCAAGACCTGTCTTCTACTTCTCAACAGACAAGAGATT TAAAATATGGCACACGCCATGCTCTTGTTTTGGAAGATTTCCAACCAAGTATGACTACAAGTGGGCTGGAGAATATGTTGGAGAAGTTTAACTATCACGATGTAGTCATACGTTGGGTCAATGATACCACTGCACTTGCCGTGTTCAGAACACCTACAATTG CTCTTGAGGCATGTAACTCGATTAAGTGTCCGTTTGCAGTTCGTGTGCTTGGTGAGAGTGATGTACTATTAAACACCATTCCAGAAAGAG ATTTGGAACCACCACGACAACGGCCGAAAACATCAGCAAGAACTGCCCAAAGACTAATTGCTCATGGGATGGGAATGAAGTTGCCTTCCACAAGTTTTGGGCAGAAAGAACTCAAGGAACAAGAAGAAGCGCGAAGGCAACGGATAATATCCAGACAGAATCTGAAAGACGATGCCTGGGGAGACTGA
- the LOC110932821 gene encoding uncharacterized protein LOC110932821 — MAALNTDVQDRIVWRTRSGNEVDYCASVVWDDLRQGQAEVPWANVVWFPQSVPHHSFLMWLSVQKKLKTQDIMSRWSSSGKTNFNLMCCSLCTTGLDSHEHLFFECPYATQVWNGIKDKADIGAIPNIWERIYDHLLQFAKFGRAKHIIGKILVGAAAYFVWEERNQRLFSTKKRSADQLVEVILTTVRMKLHTMKFKRTSQANNVLQEWRLPRGLLMDEDDGG, encoded by the coding sequence ATGGCCGCACTGAACACAGATGTGCAGGATAGAATAGTGTGGAGAACAAGGTCAGGTAATGAAGTTGATTATTGTGCTTCTGTCGTCTGGGATGATCTCCGCCAAGGTCAGGCTGAAGTGCCGTGGGCGAATGTTGTTTGGTTCCCTCAATCCGTTCCTCATCATTCGTTTTTAATGTGGCTTTCAGTGCAAAAGAAACTAAAGACGCAGGATATTATGAGCCGCTGGAGCTCTTCGGGAAAAACTAATTTTAATCTTATGTGCTGTTCATTATGTACAACTGGGCTTGATTCTCACGAGCATTTATTTTTTGAATGTCCATATGCCACGCAGGTATGGAATGGGATAAAAGATAAAGCAGATATTGGAGCTATTCCAAACATCTGGGAGAGGATCTATGATCACTTGCTGCAATTTGCGAAATTTGGAAGGGCAAAACATATTATTGGGAAAATCCTTGTTGGTGCGGCTGCTTATTTTGTTTGGGAAGAGCGTAATCAACGTTTATTCTCTACCAAGAAAAGGAGTGCAGATCAGCTTGTTGAAGTGATATTAACTACAGTTCGGATGAAACTTCATACTATGAAGTTCAAAAGAACGAGTCAAGCGAATAATGTCCTTCAGGAGTGGAGGCTTCCGCGAGGTCTGCTGATGGATGAAGATGATGGAGGCTAA